From Amphritea atlantica, a single genomic window includes:
- a CDS encoding Spy/CpxP family protein refolding chaperone, with protein MRKQLIIGITATIIGAGALSAGLASAKDGWDRCGDRHEGGHHGKYEQMEGKHSARRLDQMADKLSLTAEQKNQMQELFQQQRGQRQDQRGAMRDMHHALRNLDVNASDYDQQVADLVTKAQEQTAQMIQMRAQQKKAMFEILTPEQQQTFMEMRPEKPRS; from the coding sequence ATGCGTAAACAACTTATTATCGGTATCACAGCCACCATCATCGGCGCCGGCGCCCTGAGCGCAGGTCTGGCGTCAGCTAAAGATGGCTGGGATCGTTGCGGTGACCGCCACGAGGGTGGGCACCATGGCAAGTATGAGCAGATGGAAGGCAAACATTCCGCCAGACGTTTGGATCAGATGGCAGACAAGCTCAGCCTGACGGCTGAACAGAAAAACCAGATGCAGGAACTTTTCCAACAACAGCGCGGTCAGAGACAAGATCAGCGAGGTGCAATGCGAGATATGCATCATGCCCTGAGGAATCTGGATGTTAATGCCTCTGACTACGACCAGCAGGTCGCCGACCTGGTCACTAAAGCGCAGGAGCAAACGGCACAGATGATTCAGATGCGTGCTCAGCAGAAAAAAGCGATGTTTGAAATTCTGACGCCGGAACAACAGCAAACGTTTATGGAGATGCGACCAGAGAAACCCCGCTCTTAA
- a CDS encoding efflux RND transporter periplasmic adaptor subunit, producing MSQSRRFLLMFCKAHILLLGAILILSGCDQQSPAKVRQPKPHLVEVLSAQPVDIELVRIRTGTLEAFQTINIYNQEEGIVTQIRSREGDTVRRDELLITLDDQLLSAQLQRARAVRQQAEKELQRISGLIKRNLTARSELTQKETDLAVARADEQVIATRLGYTRIKSPIDGVVTSRHTEPGNLAEKSSLLLTVADLDSLLLKVDISELLLNQLAIDMPVEIEIDALRTANRSNAFAVSGKVSRIYPTIDPATRSGTLEISLKPAPQGARPGQFARVKFQIPRQQVLLLPFASLRQSDNGSYVYIIDNEDTVRIRPLQTGLKAGEQIEVLAGLEPGDRVITRGFTNLKPGMQVTVVKRAADSQTDGTAAP from the coding sequence ATGTCACAGAGTCGGCGGTTTCTGCTCATGTTCTGCAAAGCTCATATCCTGTTACTCGGGGCTATCCTGATACTGTCCGGTTGCGATCAGCAATCGCCTGCTAAAGTACGTCAGCCAAAGCCCCATCTGGTGGAAGTTCTGTCCGCGCAACCGGTGGATATTGAACTTGTACGGATCCGAACCGGTACCCTTGAAGCCTTTCAGACCATCAACATCTATAACCAGGAAGAGGGTATTGTTACACAGATTCGCTCCCGCGAAGGCGATACCGTTCGTCGTGATGAGTTGCTCATCACACTTGATGACCAACTGCTGAGTGCCCAGTTACAACGTGCCCGGGCGGTGCGTCAGCAGGCCGAGAAAGAGCTTCAGAGAATCAGCGGCCTGATAAAACGAAACCTGACGGCACGATCAGAACTGACACAAAAAGAGACCGATCTTGCGGTGGCCAGGGCCGATGAACAGGTGATCGCCACCCGCCTCGGCTATACCCGGATAAAATCGCCGATTGACGGTGTGGTGACCTCCCGTCATACCGAACCGGGAAACCTTGCCGAAAAATCGTCTCTGCTGCTGACCGTCGCCGATCTGGACAGTCTGCTACTTAAAGTGGATATCTCAGAGTTGCTGCTCAACCAGCTTGCCATCGATATGCCGGTGGAAATAGAGATAGATGCGTTGCGCACTGCCAACCGGAGCAACGCCTTCGCGGTCTCCGGAAAAGTCAGCCGCATCTACCCGACCATAGACCCGGCAACCCGTAGCGGCACTCTGGAGATCAGTCTCAAACCGGCTCCGCAGGGGGCCCGCCCAGGTCAGTTTGCCCGGGTAAAATTTCAAATTCCCCGACAGCAGGTATTGCTACTGCCCTTTGCCAGCCTGCGCCAGTCTGACAACGGCAGCTATGTGTATATCATTGATAATGAAGACACAGTCCGGATACGCCCGCTGCAAACGGGCCTGAAGGCAGGCGAACAGATTGAGGTACTGGCCGGGCTTGAGCCGGGAGACCGGGTGATCACCCGCGGCTTTACCAACCTGAAACCGGGCATGCAGGTGACAGTTGTTAAGCGGGCGGCGGATAGCCAGACTGACGGGACGGCCGCACCGTGA
- a CDS encoding response regulator transcription factor → MSDNLKLLLVDDDQELCELMGQYLQSEGFEVSFAHSVEQALPLLQQDGRYDLLIFDIMMPGQSGLELLQQVRPRIKTPVIMLTGRGEDIDRIIGLEMGADDYLGKPCNPRELVARIRAVLRRSGQQLAPGESSDRLEMHGIELDSGKRQVQVSGTELELTSAEFNVLAELMRSAGAIVSKDDLTEKVLHRKLTAYDRAIDVHVSRVRQKLAGVLPGRELIKTVRGAGYMLVNE, encoded by the coding sequence ATGAGTGATAACCTTAAATTGTTGCTGGTTGATGATGATCAGGAGCTGTGTGAGCTGATGGGGCAGTATCTTCAGTCTGAAGGCTTTGAGGTCAGTTTCGCCCATAGCGTTGAACAGGCACTGCCATTACTGCAGCAGGATGGCCGTTATGATCTGCTGATATTCGATATTATGATGCCAGGCCAGAGCGGTCTTGAGTTGTTACAGCAGGTCCGCCCCCGGATTAAAACTCCGGTGATCATGCTGACCGGACGGGGTGAAGATATTGACAGGATTATCGGACTGGAGATGGGCGCCGATGATTATCTGGGTAAGCCCTGTAATCCCCGTGAACTGGTGGCCCGCATCCGGGCGGTTCTGCGCCGCAGTGGACAGCAACTCGCACCCGGGGAGAGTTCTGACAGGTTAGAGATGCATGGCATTGAACTGGATTCCGGTAAACGCCAGGTTCAGGTGTCTGGCACAGAACTTGAGTTAACCAGTGCCGAATTTAATGTGCTGGCAGAGCTGATGCGCTCGGCAGGCGCCATTGTGAGTAAAGATGATCTTACTGAGAAAGTATTGCATCGCAAACTGACCGCCTATGACCGGGCGATCGATGTGCATGTCAGCAGGGTACGGCAAAAACTGGCGGGGGTGCTGCCTGGTCGGGAGTTGATTAAAACGGTTCGTGGCGCGGGCTATATGTTGGTAAACGAGTAA
- a CDS encoding DUF2799 domain-containing protein: MHSRILILIMTLGVSGCATLDRDSCLTADWQLIGFNDGVAGYEASRLEQHRDACSEYGIAPQMDDYLQGYDRGVSRYCTATNGYRTARAGKQLNAVCSGGPGLAFVRGFELGSVAHKQAVQLADAERELSTMRSEQRSDDRELNEKREQLVADGISTQARSFLLLEIDALQHDMRVRATAIKRQKQAVQMERHYLKDLESDLRQQL, from the coding sequence ATGCATAGCCGAATTCTTATATTAATTATGACGCTCGGGGTATCGGGCTGTGCCACGCTGGACCGGGACAGTTGTCTGACGGCAGACTGGCAACTTATTGGCTTTAATGATGGTGTGGCAGGCTATGAAGCCAGCCGTCTGGAGCAGCACCGCGATGCCTGCAGTGAGTATGGTATCGCGCCACAGATGGATGATTATCTGCAGGGATATGACCGGGGTGTTTCACGTTACTGCACCGCGACCAATGGCTACCGGACTGCCCGGGCTGGAAAACAGTTGAATGCGGTTTGCAGTGGCGGACCCGGCCTGGCATTTGTCCGGGGCTTTGAGCTGGGTTCAGTGGCACATAAACAGGCGGTGCAGCTGGCGGATGCAGAGCGTGAACTCAGTACGATGAGATCGGAGCAGCGCTCGGATGACAGGGAGCTTAATGAAAAACGGGAGCAGTTGGTCGCGGATGGCATTTCCACGCAGGCCCGCTCTTTTCTGCTGCTCGAGATAGACGCGTTGCAGCATGATATGCGCGTACGCGCCACAGCGATTAAACGGCAAAAACAGGCGGTGCAGATGGAGCGCCATTATTTGAAAGATCTCGAGTCTGATCTGCGACAGCAGCTGTAA
- a CDS encoding zinc ribbon domain-containing protein, whose translation MPTYDYRCDTTGAVIEVRHPMAIKISTWADLCDIGGLDAGTTPADAPVTKLLSTAGVISNKTLKNPENPPCMSGGGCPGRCGI comes from the coding sequence ATGCCGACGTATGATTATCGTTGTGACACCACCGGGGCGGTGATTGAAGTGCGCCATCCAATGGCGATTAAAATATCAACCTGGGCCGACCTGTGTGATATTGGCGGCTTAGACGCCGGAACAACACCCGCTGACGCGCCCGTCACCAAGCTGCTCAGCACCGCTGGCGTAATCAGCAATAAAACCCTTAAAAACCCGGAAAACCCTCCCTGTATGAGTGGCGGTGGTTGTCCCGGACGTTGTGGAATCTGA